AACACCTCCTCAACCTCATTGATACACCTGTAAGTATATATTCATTGCTCTGCACATAACCCTTCAACCTCATTGACACATCTGTGAAGTAGGTACTAACTAGTGGGAAGATATAAGTAAAGTAAGcttgatttaaaaaaagttagAGTTGCAAGAACATGTGAATATATAAAACTCTCAGTCATTTAGATGTTGCTAAGAAGCAAATGGCTATGTGATCATTCTGAGCAGTTACTGTGTGAATTGTATCATGTTGAAATTCTTCTTAACATTTTAACTTTGAGCTAAATGTTTCGGCAGAAACAGATTAACATTTATTATAcgcccggtgtccgtccgtctgtccgttagcaattccgtgtccgctctgtaactcttaaactctttgaaggatttcaaagaaacttgacacaaatgttaaccacatcgGGACGATTGCAGAGAGCAGGTTCATGATTGCTTGCTTCAAAGCCAAGGCATCAAAGGTCATATTGCGTGTTTCTTGTCTGCTCTGTaatgctctgcattgcagtgctcttgtttatcttCTTATTTAGTCATAGATACTTTGTATTTCAGGGTCATGTTGATTTCAACTATGAAGTGTCAAGGTCGCTGTCAGCTTGCCAGGGAGTCATTTTATTGGTGGATGCAAACCAGGTATTGTTTATTCTGAgacttaattgaaaaaaaaaaaattacattctgCGTCCAAGTTATGACAAAGTCAGACATCTTTTTGGTACTTTTGAATGATTAACTATAACCACTATGTGCTGAGCATTGTATCTAGACAGTCACATTATTGGTGGTGTATACTTATTACAGAATTGAGGAATTCTTCATGATTTAATGGGTAGTTAATAAGAATTGGAAGTTTTTTAGCTGCAGCAAAGTCCTGGTTAGATAATACATTTACACAGTGTATGTGATTGATAAAGGAATTCTTCAGTAACCCAAGAAGCAGTCATGTGATAAAGCTGATTATCAGCTGAAATAggagtaaaattaaaatttaagacaTCATTTTAAATGACTAAAAATGTGCCACTATACGAAAACCAATGTTAAGCCTGCATATCGGATCTgtatccatactgtttgcttatCATCTGCATACATGTGCTGAAATTGATAAACAATACTGATGTGAGGATAAACAAACACCACTGATGTATGGGTAGATAAACAGTATGGAtatggggataaacaaacagcaCTGATGTATGGGTAGATAAACAGTAtctggggataaacaaacagcaCTGATGTATGGGTAGATAAACAATATGGAtatggggataaacaaacagcaCTGATGTATGGGTAGATAAACAGTATCTGGGGATAAACAATAGAACAGTATGAATATGCACTGATttggatccttgctgttcgctaagcCCTAACATTGGTTGTCACATATCGGTTCTCATTTCACCGTCCATTACTATCATTTTGACAGGGTGTGCAAGCTCAAACAGTGGCCAACTTTTTCCTAGCATTTGATAGAGATTTACCTGTGATACCTGTACTCAACAAGATAGATCTTAAAGGTGCCCAGCCTGATGTAGTCATGCAGCAGCTCAATAAACTCTTCGATATTCAACCTGAAGAAGTTTTACAGGTAACATTTTAAAGGTGTATATGCTTTaagatttttgtcaaattttcatattttagaagACTGTTTTAGTAAGTAGATATAGtttagaaagaaatttaaaacttatttcatGCATTTTAGGAACTTTCAGTTTGCAATAACACTATGTTAGTCAGTTAGATATGTGGAAAACTCTCAAAAGCATAAGTCATGCTattgaaattacatatttttacaGGTTTCAGCAAAGCTGGGTACTGGGATCAATGAAGTTTTGCAGGCAATTGTTGAAAGAATTCCAGCGTAAGTCGACTTGGACTTGTCTGTTTATTATGGCTATTTGgactgctaagtttctaaaatggactggtccatcatttcaGTTTGGGTAGTACCACTTATTAATCAAAGGGGtcttcactaaaaatttactgactgaataacaacaagtgcagaccatgatcagcctgcatggatgtgcatgctgaacttggtctgcactggtcacaaagacagaatcacttgccgccagcaggctaaaggttaatttttcaaaaactgcaatactcggtcacttgttatacccccacaagTTTGGTGGGGtctataggagtgagcttgtctgtcggtctgttggttttcatggtttccggatgataactcatgaaaggcttaaccaatttaaataatttttggtacacaggtgtaacatcagaaaatgcaggtcaagttcgacttttgggtaagtaggtaaaaggtcaaggtcacagtgactcggaacagttaaacggtttccggatgataacttgataacgcttgggtctaggatcataattcTTTTCTAAACAGGTGTAActtgataaaatacaggtcaggttcgacttagggttcagtaggtcgaaggtcaaggtcacagtgaccctgaacagtaaaacggtttccggataagttgagaacgcttgggcctaggatcataaattttggtacacatgtgtaacatcatgaaatacaggtcaagttcgactttgaggtcagtaggtcaaaagtcaaggtcacagtgactcagaacagttaaacggtttccggatgataacttgagaacttgggtctaggatcataatttttttgtacacaggtgtaagtTTTgtatacaggtcaagtttgactttgatgttagtaggtcaaaggtcaaggtcacaatgacacgaaacagttcaacggtttccggatgataacttgagaacgcttgggcctaggatcatgaaaattgatagggaggttggttatgaccagcagatgaccccttatgattttaggtcacaggtcaaggtcacagggacctggaGCATCTAAAACGGTTTTTgtacaataacttcagaacactttggaataggatcacgaaacttaatagtgaggttggtcatgaccagcagatgacccctattgattttgagttccaaaggtcaaaggtcagagtgaccgggaacatttaaaccttttccggacaataacttgagaacgcttgggccgaggatcatgaaactttatagggaggttgatcataaccagcagatgacctgtattgattttgaggtcagtaggtcaaaggtcaagcaagttcggctttgacattggctgagttctgtgacaaggccatattgtgggggtataattcgtcactcctgtgacaactctagttttttcTGTCTTTGCTTTTTTGTGTATCACAAGTTTTATCAGGCATATTTCTAGAAGGGTCAGACTTTGATTTCAGTAAAACTTGACTTAGTATTGTTTGAAAAAACTTAATAGTGTGACAGATCTATTGGCTTTATATTTTACTTTGATGAGAATACATGTGATTGGGACTGCTTAAATTTCCTAGTTGATAAGTTTTTATGCAGCAGCTGTTGTATGAAAATTTGTTAGGTTATGACTAAAATGTGATTTTCTAGAGAGACATATATCACaagtttgttttgaaactttttacatAAATGCAGTCTTTTGGATTATACAAAGTGTTGACATTTTGATAATTGTAACAGTATATTATCATTTCAGACCTGTGGCAGATGTACAGAACCctttaaaatgtttgatgtttGATTCCTGGTACACTCAGTATAGAGGTGCTGTAGCTAGTATAGCTGTCCTAGATGGAGTGGTAAGGAAAGGTAAGATTCCTGGTACACTCAGTATAGAGGTGCTGTAGCTAGTATACTGTCTTAGATGGAGTTGTAAGGAAAGGTAAGATTCCTGGTACACTCAATATAATGGCGCTGTAGCTAGTATAGCTGTCCTAGAAGGAAAGGTGATATTCCTGGAACACTCAATACAGAGGCGCAGTAGCTAGTATAGCAGTCCTAGATGGAGTGTTAAGGAAAGGTAAGACTTCTGGTGCACTCAGTATAGAGGTGCTGTAGCTAGTATAGCTGTCCTAAATGGAGTTGTAAGGAAAGGTAAGATTCCTGGAACACCCAATATAGAGGTGCAGTAGCTTGTAAAGCTGTCTGAGGAAAAGATATGATCTCTGGAACACTCAATATAGAGGTGCTGTAGCTAGTATAACTGTCCTTGGAGTTATAAGGAAAGGTATGATCTCTGGAACACTCAATATAGAGGTGCAGTAGCTTGTAAAGCTGTCTGAGGAAAAGATATGATCTCTGGAACACTCAATATAGAGGTGCTGTAGCTAGTATAACTGTCCTTGGAGTTATAAGGAAGGGTATGATCTCTGGAACACTCAATATAGAGGTGCTGTAGCTAGTATAGCTTTCCTAGATGTAGTAGTAAGGAAAGGTAAGATCCTTGGAGCAGTCAATATAAAGGTGCTGTAGCTAGAAAGGTATGATTTCTGGAACACTCAATATAGAGATGCTGTAGCTGGTATAGCTGTCCTTTTGGCGTCCTCACTATAAAGGGGCTGTGCTTCTGAAGTGTaaggaaattatagtttttagaACACTCGGTGTTAAGATGTTGCAGAAACAATAGCTGTCCTAGATGGATTTGAGGTAAGATTTGAGCtaaattaaagtggcattatgcgcatcttactgcacatagtgtgtttttggtgaatgttctataaaagcaattttcggttgctgtgcatttaaatatgttaaattaacGAAGATGCCGCGTTGGTGCTTTATagataaagaaatcggactaataaaataatagttcttttcttcaatcttctacgcagtgatctccctataagtagagatttctgaagttgaagggaagcaactcctgcgtgcagtttgacttttcttaaaaagactgccccagtcaaaataagaaaagtcatatttggaaagttattttttcgtactggtaacaggaagagtttggtatattgggttaaagcTGTAATTTCCTCCACCTTTTTTCACACACggctatttcagctggatttttacttgaaaaaatgcccataattccactttaaaaatactttttatgctGTAGTTACACTAGTATATATATCCAAGATAGATTTGTAAAGAAACTTAAACATTCCTGATACACTCTAGAAATAGAGGTGTTGTACAAAGTAGGTTTGATAAATAGCTTAACATATCAGAAAGGTTGTTCATCTGAAGTTGTAAAGAGATTCACTTAATACAGAGATGCTGAGTAGCTCTCTTTGTTTTAATTGTAAAGAAACTTTAAGATCTGTGGTAGATATCTTTAATTTTATAACAGCtttatgttgaaatgaaaaaaaatcacaattttaatgTTGCAAAGTTACACAGGAAATAATAGTTATGTTGTGTCATAAATGTAACAGTTTCAGCCTTTTTTAAGTTTGAGTGGATTTCGCATTGTAAAATCTTAGATGGAAGAAACTGATTATGGTTCTGACTTCAAAGGAGTAGTACTTTTGATTTCTCTACAAGAtgtattttaacccttatcatgctagacacgattgattttgcctttgcggccagtgcagatcataatcagcctgtacatctgtgcagtctgatcatgatctgcattgttcgccattcagtgagtatttttttggtatgcaccccttttaacagttaatggtactgtccgaattaaaagatggacaagttcattatagaaatttagcacggcaagggttaatatattttcttttttgtataaaaatatagttATTGTTTATATGAGCAGGTGATAAGATAATGACACATCATAAGAAGAAAGTACATGAAGTACAAGAGATTGGTATAATGTATCCTACAGAATATCCCACTGATGTCCTGTAAGTATTTGTTGTATGGGCTCTGCATTTCTAACAAGATGTTGACTTTTACCAGATTTTTCAAACTTCATGCAATCTTGTCGAAAAGTTCTTTTATATCAGCTGTAGATACATCCCTTGTCTGGTCAGAAATGTACAGATGTATGGTACATATCAAACTTCTCAGCTATAATAGGGGATAGTTGGCTTAGCCTTTTGAAGATGATTGCTCATGAGGGATAGATATATGTTAGAAGAATATTTTAGGGGTGTTTATagtttttttcaaagaaaattggtTGGTGTATATACTTATAGTGCCTATATTACTTCCAGTCCTTTTTGGCAGATAAAAACAGTTTATCCAAAGTTTAATGTGCATTTACCGAGAAATATGCagtttttagcttgtctgatttttgaaaataatctacgaggtattgtcgtcacttgatcgtcggcgtcgacatttgttaaaaatatttgctTAGGTCCACTTTTATAAGAGCTAGAGCTTTGAAAATTTGCACACTTGCTTACCATtgttaggggactatgtaggccaataaccataactctgatatgcattttgtttgaattatggccttttttgtacttagaaaatttgagtttcttggttaaaatttttgtttaggtccaccttttctcaaaaacaataaGAGCTACAGCtgtgaaactttgcacacttgtttatcatcattaggggacaaaGTAGGTCAAGAGCCATAAccctaacctgcattttgtcagaattatggccctttttgtacttataaaatcTGAACTATAgttcttttcttacatattgtccagcatgTGCAAACAAGCGATAGCAGCcataggtggtgctcttgttaaattaaCTGATTCTTTTATCATCAGATATGCAGGACAGGTGGGGTATATAATAGCAAACATGAAGAATATTAAGGATGCAATGGTAGGAGAAACAATATATCACCAGAACCAGCCTACACAACCTATGCCAGGCTTTAAACCGGCTAAACCAATGGTAAGGTGGCTGAAATATCACAAGGTTTCCTTTTGTCGCGCAGGGCAACTTGATTAGCTTGTCATAGATCTGGTACCAGATTCATTGACAGTTATATTCATTATTTGTTTGAACTTACACATTATTTCTGTTGAAAGCAGTCTAGAGATACCCTGATTTTATTTGGTAGTATCTGCAAActtgaaaaattattttcttggtaAAAATTCTTAGCTTGATTGTTCAAATAAAAAGGTGGGCTAGTGTACTTATCCCAGCCAGTATTGCTTTCAGGTTAATATTTTATGTCAAGTAGGTGTACACACTTTTTTCACTCTCCCTTCTTGAATCACATGAAGGGGAAAATCCCAAATTTTTCTGTTACACTCACTGTTTTCTTGGATTTTCATTTTTCTGcgtgtaaattttttaaaatattctagcATACTGGTatgctgacagctcttgttagtcaAATTTTCatggtgaaatttttcaaaactgtCATTGGTATCTGTTGAATGTAATTACTTTCATTTAGTTAATAAATTGTTTGTTGACCTATAGGACAGTGTATATATAGGTAGGATATTTGATGTCATTTGTATGtttctagctcacctgtcacatagtgacaaggtgagcttttgtgatcatccttcgtccgtccatccgtccgtccatcaacaatttcttgtctgcacgatagtggtttcatttatgattttattttaaccaaacttgcacacaacttgtatcaccataagatcttgtttcctttcttgaactggccagatcccattatgggctccagagttatggcccctgaaagggccaaaatcagttatttttcccttgtctgcacaatagcagcttcatttatgattttattttaaccaaaattgcacacaacttgtatcaccatttaTAAGATCTTGggtccttttttgaactggccagattccattatggatttcagagttatggcccctgaaagggccagaattagctattttgcgcttgtctgcacaatagcagcttcatttatgattttattttaaccaaacttgcacacaacttgtatcaccataagatcttggttcctttcttgaactggcgagattcctttatgggttccgagtgatggcccctgaaagggccagaattagctattttgaccttttctgcacaatagcagcttcatttatgatttgaatttaatcaaacttgcacaaaacttgtgtcaccataagatctcggatcTTTTTTTGAACCTGCCAgctcccttaatgggttccagagttatggctcctgaaagggccaaaattagctattttgaccttgtctgcacaatagcagcttcatttatgatttgatttaaaccaaacttgcacacaacttgtattaccacaagatcttggttcctttgttgaactggccagattccatcatgggttccagagttatggccccttaaaggtccaaaattggctattttggcttttgcagccatatagagacttcatttatggttttatttgatacaaacttccaaaatatcttcaacaacaataaatcttggattccatgacaaatcagatccaatcgtaggttccagagttattttatatctgattacctcccctgattgtaatcaaaatggatttatatcagttagtacttataggacttatttgaaatttcattattgtcattagttggactgagccaatcagggtaggtaactatggactgattttatatcaaattacctccctttatttcaaattaaaatgggtatatctccgtaactaatgaagatactgatctgaaatttcatttatgtcaacagatttatttggcagatccttcttttgttcacttacaatattttttttttaattacttcccttttacgttactataaatagtttatttttagtaacttttttattattggccgaagggaaaaaccgagaccacttttctgtggtacaacatggatggtacctccaatattttaggtgtattttgacatacctgtaccttgtaagaatttttttttctttttggttaaatttcttccctttgttgttcctgtcctttggacttggatattttttctgaggatcttctgtcctcaagtgcaatgataacaggtgagcgatatagggccatcatgtccctcttgtATATTATTGTTGTAGGTGTTTGCTGGTATATTCCCTGCTGACTCATCTCAGCATACAGCTCTCAAGACAGCCATAGAAAAACTTACACTTAATGATTCCAGTgtagatatacatgtagatagCAGGTATACACAGTTCAACTAATATACAAAACAATCTCAAGCATTTTGTCTCTGTCTTGTACCAGTTAGCATATTTTATAGATCTATTAAAACATGTTCCTATCTTCATATTAAAGGTTACTGAATAATGAACAATTCAACACTATGTGAAATATAAGTTTTGAAAGGTGATGAAAACACAACCTTCTTCCATTACCCATGTATAAGCagaattctaatatggctaacaatgctttaatcatcacaacgatgttatgttgacgtcacgtcagcGTGATATTTAgtgccatgtacgcatcaagaaatagcgctttcaaatttcatgaaatattttacttaataacatggtTTAAACTAAATGTCAAATTGctcaaatgttttgattaatttatacacttactgaattagttattcgctttgctgaataatgcGCAcaaattttcgctcgaactgaattctgccgcaagacgtattaccgtttcctgTCCTggagtgttttaacaaatacctactattggtgccatgcttgcgcgaagaaacagttccatcatatttgatataaattgtacaataaagaacataattagaatcgaaataatttatagcaaaacagtgctttatcactatttatacactcaggcggttatacgtcgtccgaaataatttcactcggggctgcgccctcgtgaaattattacacccaacatataaccgcccatcgtgtataaatagtgataaagcactgttttgctataaattatttcttaaatgcatCTTGTCACTGATGTAAGGAGTATGGTCCTGCTCGGAAGATAAAAGTGTAGCAAGGAAGTAAGACATTCACAGGTTTTCCGTCATGTAAAATGCTATTATTATGACTTATTGCTGACACAGAAATTTGGTTTATTATGGTACTTAAAGTATCGCAATTGTTGCCGTATTCTATAAATTTGTGTGATACTGAATAAAAAAACCCCCACAAACTTTCACTAAATGTCATGCATTCATCTGATTTGTTCAGTAATAAAACATATTCCATGATCATAGGTAATCTTTAAATGAATAGTATGGACCTTTATGATTATCTCGGGCATCTCAATAAGGGGACTTTCTTGgtagagtggttaaggtcgctgatgttgaatcacttgtccctcgcTGCTTTatgggtttgaaaccttgcttaggGTCTAGAATTGTTTCATGAGGAAGCCAGACAGCTAACTTATGGAAGATCGGTGATTATTCTTTGGTGCTGGcccatgtctgaaataatgttGGGAGGGGCACCTTGGATCTTCCACTACCATCACAGTCTGGAAAGTTACCGTTCGACCTATACCGGTTATTGTGTTAGTGTTAAACATTGCATCTGAGTAAAATTATATAGCTTTAAGCTTATCAGGAACAATATTTATACACCCTTTACATGTCTGTTTTATGATTTTCAGTGCTGTATTAGGCCAGGGCTGGAGACTTGGATTTCTAGGTTTACTACATATGGATGTATTTATTACTAGACTAGATCAGGAATTTAATGCCTCTGTGATAGTCACAGCTCCTAATGTTCCGTACAAAGGTAAACCTTTATACTAACATTTCAGTGATGACATTGAGTCGTAAAACTTTAAAGACTCGTGATGTCTTTGTTTAATTGTGCTGCACAAATCAGATATTAAGCAGAGACTATGAACCTGTTCTGTATTTAAAGTCATATGTCTTTTTAACAATAATGTTATATCGCCTCAGTCAATATTTCCCTCGTCCGGTGAATATCACAACATATCCAAtagctcaagagtcaataactgtttcattatatgggttcaggtttatgaataagtaaaacatttttgttgcaacatatttaatgtttgaaagttaCAATAAATAACTTCCGTTCTATTTTTTAGAAAGTCATGTTAAATGGGGAAGACCCACtaacaattaaacatgaaaaaacttTTGAAAGATGTTGAGCGGTTTTTCGCCAATGAAATTTAGATTATtattagaacatataataaatattaatgttttcttgttgtttacgttgttataatttatttgaattcGAAATGAAAGTTTATgaaagtcattaaattttcagtttaaacctctttgaataataaatggtccTGCCAAAATTATATAATGGACCAgttagaaatctagcagggtaaagtttaatgttataataaattCCATTCCAGTGACAATAATAGGTGCAAAGAATATAAAACAGTATGGTGGGGAAACAGTGACAATATTAAACCCTTGCAAGGTAGTATGAACACTTTTTCATTTTTGGAAATTTGTAAATTAAGCAACTATTTTGCCTGTATCtaattcatttgatgaaaatttttactgatatagattttaatgttttgaattaaTACCTTTTGCAGTTGCAAGTTTTTACTCCTGTTTTATCATTGTAATGTGATAAATAAGCAAGTAATCATATCTCTATTTTGTGTTAATTTGAATAATGGCTGTTGTGTGCACATTGGAGTTTATTTGGATTTAAAACCTCCCCCCCACCCTCCCTAAAAAGtgaaggtatttttttttttagattagtATCTTGTATTTCTTGATACTGTTTTATAGTATTCCTACAAGTCCATACAGTGACAATAAGTCGggacacctgtgtcctatggataTGTGTATAGTTGACTTAGAGAATAGAAACTGTTTTTCgctccatgtggttctgggacgatctttGTATGAAAAGACTGGGAACCACTGTCTGACCCTTGCATGATAGTAacaggcgactaatagggtctgaCCACTGGGGTGATTGcagcaggtataaaagttttggttccatacctcatgtttttattttgttgtaaatgagatgtgaaatgaaaatttgtagtcctgtttggcaccatataatctatactgtgttggtgtgtggtaaaacagaaataaaaaaaaaaaaataaaaaaacaaaactgttttgcaTATTGACTAATGTCAAGCAATTAATGAGCGTTGGTACCTGTAGGTGCTGCTCATGCTGATATTTACAATAAAGAAATGAAtctgataaaattttaatgaattgaACCTGGCTATCTCATGGTTATAACATCTTCTACTTTTAGTTACCTCCAGTTGGAATTATCACCGAGTACAAGGAGCCAATGGTTAAAGGTACAGTCATAGCCCCAGCAGAGTATATAGGAGACATTGTCAACATAATTATGGTATGATATTATTCTTTTCTGATACTCTTAGGACTTAAACTATTTATGTACCCAACAGTTACACAAAGTAAATCTTTGCTGTTTTTGTTTAACCTGTAGCATGCTAATGGCATGTGAtcctgcctttgtgaccagtgcagaccaagatcagccttgcagactgaccatggtctgcactgtttgctattcagtcagtaaatttttggtGAACACCTCTTCAATTGATGAATGGTTCTgttcaaattgaatgatagacaaatcccattttagaaaattaattgATCAGGCTAAACACTAAAATGAGCTTGTTGTGTACCACCGCTTACCTTAAAAGTATTATGaggggcctccgttgccgagcGGTTGAGGTCAcaggcttcaaatcacttgctcctcaccgatgtaggttcgagcctcactcaggacattgaattcttcatgtgaggaagccatccaggttgCTTAtggtaggtcggtggttctacccaggtgcctgctcgtgatgaaaaaaatgcacagaggggcacctgggtcttccttcaccatcaaagctggaaagttgccatatgacctgttGTTGTGACTTTAAactcaaaaaaataaataaataagttaaaaatatttggcatGTGTGTTACCATTTTGTAGGGTAGTGACTCGTTACTTGTAAGCAAATCTGTGAAAAAATCCTTTCTTAGCATAGAAAGCAGActtgcctcggtagcctagtgg
This window of the Mercenaria mercenaria strain notata chromosome 5, MADL_Memer_1, whole genome shotgun sequence genome carries:
- the LOC123557219 gene encoding translation factor Guf1, mitochondrial-like isoform X5, which translates into the protein MQQLNKLFDIQPEEVLQVSAKLGTGINEVLQAIVERIPAPVADVQNPLKCLMFDSWYTQYRGAVASIAVLDGVVRKGDKIMTHHKKKVHEVQEIGIMYPTEYPTDVLYAGQVGYIIANMKNIKDAMVGETIYHQNQPTQPMPGFKPAKPMVFAGIFPADSSQHTALKTAIEKLTLNDSSVDIHVDSSAVLGQGWRLGFLGLLHMDVFITRLDQEFNASVIVTAPNVPYKVTIIGAKNIKQYGGETVTILNPCKLPPVGIITEYKEPMVKGTVIAPAEYIGDIVNIIMERRGTYPEQTYLDESRMMFTSVLPLNEILVDFFDELKSLSSGYASFDYEDADFQTSDLVKVDYMLNGKEVDELTMLLHKSRARDIAKKVCEKLQTNIPRQSFLITIQAAVGKTILAREDIKPFRKDVTAKCYGGDVSRKTKLLKQQAEGKKKMRLIGRIEVPRDAFINILKK